A portion of the Oncorhynchus masou masou isolate Uvic2021 chromosome 11, UVic_Omas_1.1, whole genome shotgun sequence genome contains these proteins:
- the LOC135548722 gene encoding junctional adhesion molecule 3B-like, protein MYGQTEHCIDSKMALTRLACILVLLSTHCYFNVLAVILKTTNDAPWANEFESIELSCLIESISTKNPRIEWKKIKDGEPSYVYFEKKISGDLEGRAMIREPATLVITNATRSDSASYRCEVSAQTDLKSFDEILINLVVRVKPVVPKCAVPKSVPVGTAAELRCVEDQGFPKSQYQWFRNKEEIPDDPKTSPKFINSSYTLNAETGTLKFSAVRMNDSAEYFCRAKNDAGHSECGPQTMEIYDINIARIILGVLVVVLLCITVGLCFAYKRGYFASQKQTVNNYKAPAKGEGVDYVRAEDEGDFRHKSSFVI, encoded by the exons GCTACTTCAACGTATTGGCAGTAATACTGAAAACAACGAATGATGCGCCATGGGCCAACGAGTTTGAAT CTATCGAATTGTCCTGTTTGATAGAGTCCATCTCCACAAAAAACCCAAGAATCGAATGGAAGAAAATTAAGGATGGGGAGCCCAGTTATGTCTATTTTGAGAAGAAAATCTCAG GAGATTTGGAGGGCAGAGCAATGATCAGAGAGCCTGCGACATTGGTGATAACCAACGCCACAAGATCAGACTCCGCCAGTTACCGTTGCGAGGTCAGCGCCCAGACTGACCTTAAATCCTTTGATGAGATTTTGATCAACCTCGTCGTAAGAG TGAAGCCAGTGGTGCCGAAATGTGCTGTCCCCAAATCGGTGCCTGTAGGGACGGCTGCAGAGCTGCGATGCGTGGAGGATCAAGGTTTCCCCAAGTCTCAGTACCAATGGTTCCGCAACAAGGAGGAAATCCCAGATGACCCCAAGACCAGCCCTAAGTTCATCAACTCCTCCTACACGCTCAACGCCGAAACAGGCACcctg AAATTCAGTGCTGTCAGAATGAACGACTCAGCAGAGTACTTCTGCCGAGCAAAGAACGACGCGGGCCACTCAGAGTGTGGACCGCAGACAATGGAAATCT ATGATATCAATATTGCCAGGATCATCCTGGGAGTGCTGGTGGTGGTGCTATTGTGCATAACAGTGGGCCTCTGCTTTGCGTACAAGCGTGGCTACTTCGCCAGCCAGAAACAGACTGTAAACAA TTACAAAGCACCAGCCAAAGGAGAAGGGGTGGACTACGTCAGAGCCGAGGACGAG GGCGACTTCCGACACAAATCTTCGTTTGTCATCTGA